Below is a genomic region from Triticum dicoccoides isolate Atlit2015 ecotype Zavitan chromosome 5A, WEW_v2.0, whole genome shotgun sequence.
ACCTGACTGCAGCTGTATAAACAGTGGCCATCTAAACCCCACGATAAACCTGTCACCTATGGTAGTGTTGACAATTAGTTGAATTTTATTGGAGAGAAAAGGCATTCGATTACAATGAAATGTTACCACTCGATCATGTGCATGACATTCACTGCTATTCTCAACTTTGTTGCTGCACAGGTCCAATATCCATGTTTCCAGTGATCCAGATACTCTTCCAACTGCCAAATTAACCTCGCGTCGAGGCTGAGCTGGTGTGGACAATGAAATTGATGAGACAGGAGCTGATGAATTAGTGGTCACCTGAAGAGAGGAACATTTCAGAATTGAGTATATAATTAGAGCAGCCACAACAATAAAGCTAAAGACAAGCATGCCTATATTCATTGGATGTTGCATCAATTAGGGTCGAATATCCacctatatgcaacaaaatataaacACAGGTACAAGATGTTGCTTAATATGTACCTCTGCAACTAACGAAAATGACACTTCTTTCGCATCTGTACATTGATTCAATCCTTCGATGTCACCTGACCATATCTTCACactgaaaaaagttcatggaaaaTCATTGATCGCGCAGGTTCTATGCTGCTGATCTAGCATCCAGGACTTCTTGCGAAATAGCACGAAAcatcttatttaattaattaaacATAGTTATCCTTTTCCACATGTCATGAATCAAGCTCAATGAAACCATTTAAAGACAAATGATAGGTTTGCAACATTTACAAAGAATAAGTATAATGTGCTTACCTTCCATCCGAGCATCCAGTTACTAAAagcaatgaagactttgaagatcttGAACATGAAACTTCCCAGCTCATGGCACAAACCGATGAATTATGAGCTTGAAGAACCGCAACGAATATTGGATCTTTGGTAACAGTGCAAACATCTATCGTGTAGTGCTCGGGCTTATTTATTTTCCAAAATGAAACATCCCCAGACTTTGAGCCAACAGCAAGAATGCACCAATGAGAAATAGCGTTGTGTGATGGCAAAACTGGTGACCATGCAACTACGAGAGAAGACAAAAGTGCATTGCGACATGAATATTGTTTTGCTGTGATCAGAGGAAGAATTTTGTTTTCTCCATTGCAAGAGAATGCTTCTTTGGTATTTTGTGAGCCAGCTTGCGCAATTACGACAGCCATTTGATGCACAGGCCTGTCAATCTGGAATCACAATTGGGCCAAAGTTAAATCCAGAATCAGAACCATGTTTGTGAGTTCAAAATAAGAACAATTTGACAAAATAACACGCTTTTCCTATGCCTTTGCTCTAGAAGCACGCCTTTCATTGTCCTTGCCAGAATCGCACATATTTGGATGACAGTTAGACAAAATGACAGTGttattttttctcatttttttcattCTGATGAGGTCACATGCCAGAGTTTTTAGGACGAAAATGTTCCTGGTATTTTTTCTGTAGCATGCTCCCATTTCAATCTAAAAAAGACCGGTCGATTGATTAGGGCCAGTACGTGCAACCTGGAGAGAAGAAAGAGCAGAGGGCATATTCATCCAACAAAGTCTGACATGTGGCCCTAAAACACaaaaatgagaagaagaaaaaacacAAACTGTGTCATTTTGTCTACTTGTCATCCAAATGTGTCATTTTGGCAAAGATAATGGAACATGTGCCTTTGAAGCAAAGTCAAAGAAAAACTGTGTCATTTTGTCAAATTTCTCAAATAAATCAAGTTAAACTGAACATAAGCCTACATATCAACATGTAAAAACTACCTTTTTCATAGGTATCTTCGTTAATGTAGGGCATGGATTCAGAGAGAAGTCTGCATCCTTTGAAGtatcatctccatcatcatcatcataaacaTAGCCTTCAACTCTACAATCAGTCAAAATCCACTTCAAAAAAATTCAGGCACAAAATTGTTTTGAATGGTCATTCAGGCACAAATGTTGGCATttcaaatgaaaataaaataaatcagTTGAAGACCAAAACATATGATAGTAATGGGTTTGAAAGTTGAAACCGAACACCCCTATGTACCTTATTTATGTGTGCTACATGAGGCTGATATATCAACAGTTGGCACTAGATAATAGCTAAGATGAATAGCTTTTAGCAATGACGTGCACCCTTAGCTTGGCTTGCCTTATTTCTCAGATTAACTATCAATACTACAACAGAAAAACGTGCATAGCTTTCCCATTGCAGCGTAGATTTATAACCACACAAGGTGACATACATTCCTTTAGATAATGAGCCAGGTTTAGGTGCTTTGTAAACATGGCAAAACTTTGAATGCTCCTTTTCAATTCTACTAAAAGATATGTCAATGCTTATTGCTGAAGCTCGACATAGCTAGAGCCTTAGATACTGTGGCGTGGTCATTCCTTTTCGAGCTCCTTAGGTATAAGGGCTTTGCAAACCAGTGGTGCTCTGTTACTGCAATCTACTAACTTCTTATGATTGGAGGCCAACATTGCTCACTAAGCATTGGACTTCACTCACAGAGAAAATGCCAAATGCAATAAAGGTATAATCTGTCTCCCAGAAAAGAAGTGTTGGAAGTGTGAGGCCCAGAGCAAACTTCTAGACCCATATTTCTCTACAGTCGCTGTTAATATGATCTAGAACTGTCCTGGCatgcaaatcttttcacagaaattACTTCCCTGTCACCAAGCCACTAAGGCATGTGAATCGATCTTATCATTTTTCTTGAACTAACCCCTTTGGATTAtcttgttttttttcaaaacttagTTATGTTTTTCAGTGAAAATTGTAAAGCTTTGATGATTTAACAGACAGTACCATTCACCTTACTGGCTTCCTTTTTCTCCGTCCAGGACCCCTGCGAGAAAGAGGTTCTTGCAATTCATCGGCGTATCCTGTGTCCAGTGTGTGCTTGTTATTTAACTTTTCCTAATATATGAAGGGAAAAAATCATGACGATATTCTATGATAATCAAGAAAACCAATCACAGTGTTCAAGTGGAAGGGAGCATACCTGAGGAGCGTGGTCAATATTTGCTTTTTCCTAATGTATGAGAGAAAACTGTCAACAACAAAATTCTACAATAATCAGGGAAACCTCAGTGCTCAGGTGGAAGGGAGCGTACCTGAGGAAATGAATCTGGACCATCATCCTCTCCGAAGTTAATATTTTGGTAATAGTTAAACAACAATTGAGATATATCCGCAACCTAACCAACCAATTAGGAGTTGATGAGCATAATTGTAGATGTGGCCTAGACCAAGTGATAACTCCACAATGACAGAAGAAAATAAAATTGAAATGAAAACAGGAAATATTAACTTTGGCAAGAACAAACTTGTGGGAGattaataaaaatgaaaaatattaTGACCCAAAAATTGTAATGTACAAGTTTCTTGTTTGTAACAGGTTAAAAAAAGGTATTAACATATAAAACTTGACTGCAAACTAGGTGAAACTGTTAATGGTGAGCTATTGATATAAATAAATTATTATAGGGTCCATATGCATAAGGATCATGCAAACTTTAGTCCCAAGTATACAGAAAAATGAGAAATATGGTGGGTACCGATTCTAACTCCAGATGCCTTAATATGAACTACTTTAGCCAAACAGGTTTACCTTAACCCAGTCATCACAAAATTCAGAAACTGGCGGACGGTAAAGATTCACGTGACCATCAACAGTACAGACAGCCAACAAACAACTGAAATAATGATCCATATACAAAAATATTAGGCGAAAAGATGAATACATGAATCTAATATATCAGTCAACAGAAATTACCCAGAATTAGGAGCAAATCCTTGTTGAGACCATGAAACAGACCGTGCACATGGTTCAGTATCACGCGCTAAGGATGTTGGCACTAAACTTGGTTCAAAGAGATCTGCAAATGTTCAGAAGATTTCAAATGAaacaaaaatttctgtttttcaatTGTCGTAAAGTAGCCAACTTCTGAAATGTCATCCAGATATTCTATTATAGTCCCAAAAAAACAAGTGGTATTTTCACTTCATTCGAACAGCATACTAGCATATCATATTCTCACTGCAATATCAATGTTAACAAACTTGTTATTACACTACACCTGAACAATTCTTCAATATTTGCCACAGATTGAAACAAATCGATATATCAATCATCATCGTCCTTTGGAGTTGGCCCTTGACGATCTCAACAAAAGCACTGACTGAATTCCTCGTTTCAAAATGTCAAATTGCTTACGATGTGTCCAAACTAACACTACGAGTTGAATTCTCACAAGATTTATTATAATGACCATGCAACCATAATCAAAAGACTCTCAGGATGAAATAATTATTTCACCCCATTGTGCCTATCAAACTGCATGAGTACTCTTCTAACATGTACTACAATACGCATTCAACATAGGACCTACCTTCCCTGTTAACCACTCCGATGGGAAAAGGATCCCTAGGGCGAAGCACAACGAGTCCGCGAGGCCCGTCAAGTGCTGCCGGGTTCTAGAAGGAAAACATAACGAATGCAAAGGTCAATCCAACAGACTAATTATCATAATGCCTGAGAAAGAAGTGAATGCAGCGCAATAGGGTGCTGAAATTGCCCGTACCAGGATAGTGACGATGTGGCCAGAGGCAACAGCCACCAAGTTGTCGCTTGACCAGGTGATGGCGTCTGGGTAGGACGGGGAGGCAATCAGGGTGGTGGCCTGGTAATGCGGAGCCATGGCACCGATGCCGGAGAAACCTCAGAGCATCAAACCCTGCAAAACGCATGCCATATGAGCTAGGGATTATAGTTCAGAATCGCCTGGAGCTAATTTCATGTTCATCGTATAAGCTGAAAAGGTTTGAGCTTGGGATACAGTGTTGTCCATTACAGAGTCGCATCAGTCAGAGGTGAGAAAAATGCAGCGCGGACAGGGGGAGGGGCAGGGAGCGAACGATGTTGCGATAACGGCTATGGCGCCAGGTTGCAcgtgcgggcggcgggcggcgctgcACGACCGGTCTCCGTTCTCGGCCCCCGCCGCCCCCCGCTCTCCGgtgccacctccgccgccgctcgcgcagagagagagagagagaaagagagagggggggcagGGCATCCCGGGGAGGTAGATGAGAGGAGGCACTGACCTACAACtcgccgtcaccgccgccgccgccgccgccgagagagagggagaggggattcGGGGAAAGGTTTTGTTTTTACGAAAAGGCCATCCGTCAATTGGAAAATTCGAAACAGAGCCCTCACGTCCTCTCAAGTGAACAGTAACACCAGAAGAAGAAAAAAGACAATCGAAATATCTGTTTTCTAAAGAtgtatttctcaaaaaaaatcGTGTGGAAACAACACACGTTGTGATCTGGACAGAAAGAAAATTTGGTCCGGAAAAGCTACTTTTCATAGAATAGATTTTGTTATGTTCCCCCGAAAGATCACAACATGTTTTGCTTTCTCACGAAAATTCGCACGTGATGTTGGAAACATGTATTTTATATTAggaaaattgcccgtgcgttgcaacgggagaataaAAATCGACGTGCTTtgtggtaaagcaaacatcaattaTCATTAATCAGGCTGGAGAGATAGAGGTTAAGTATGACGATGACAAAAATCATGAATCAATTAACAATAGGACTCTTTGGGGCGCCAGATTAACTATTGTACTATCACCAGACAATAAAAATGTTGTGCATGCAACACTTCCAAAATAATTTTACCTAGATATAATTATTGATGTTCCTTCATAGCATTAATGTTTGGGGCAAAAGTGTGTATAAGGTGGTTGTCAAGTTCCTTCATACCACATCCAATACGCAGCCCTCTTTAGGGACTTCAAGCATGGCATCCTTTTCATGATCCGGAACAGTAGTATTATTAAGATCAACTAAAGACTTTATTGTCATGACACGTATATACCTGTGTTTTGGCGTTGATGGTTCATTATGCACTTATATGAACCGGAATCAATTGCGTCGAGAGACAATTTATTTGATATTTACTTTACTGAACATGCAAGCATATATGTTTTTGTTGTGTGTGCCCTACTTTGTGTATATATGTTAGGTCAACTCCAACAGGCGACCCCAAACAGAAGTCTATTTTGTCCGGATTTTGTCATTTGGTTTGGGTAAAGGAGCACCGTTAGGCCTCTTTGCAGACGCGTTGGCAGTGCGTCCAACGCCGACGATGCATTTGGTCCGCTCGGCCGGACGGCCAAATGTAGACAATTTTTATTCTCAATAATATAGTTTCAGAACCGAATAAAAGCACTCATTGCATATAATTTACAACCAAATAAATTACATAGTgtcataataataaataatttaaaTTCCGGATATACAAATATAGCAACCAAATTCGATTTGTGTCCGTTTCACCTCAAACGGACGCGGTCGGTGAAATGGGTCGCTCATTGAATTTGGCCTTAGTTCAACTTTTTTATCTAATACTAATCCATAAACAGAGTAAAATTGAACCTTAAAACAAAAATAATTCTGCATGCTAACACACGGTATGATGGACTCGGAGACTTTAATCGTCAACCTGCGCTAGCAAAAAAATAAATAAGAACATGCGCTAGCTAGCTGTCACACATCGGCTTGCCTAGAAGAAACCAGACTCCAGGTGTCCTATAGAGTCTGTCGTCGCAACCTTATCTCCTCATTCTCTCGTTACAGAACAACCCAACTCCCCCTAGGACACGCCGCTGCTGCCGCCAGGATTCTCTCCtccacgcatctcccgcacaccCGCACCACCTCCGCACGCCAGCGGATTCCGCGCTCCACCGGCGGCCGCCAGCGCTCCAGCTTCAACAGCCACTATCGGCCCCTTTTTCTGGTTTTTCAGATCAGATTGGCTCCGTCACTCCTCCCGCTCGAGGCCGCCGTCGCAGCTCGAGCCTCGAGCACCGCCGTCGCTGCACCCCCCTTCACCTCCAAATCAGACACGGGTCGGTCTTGCGCCCGAGCAGGCGCCGCCCACGGCCCGCAGCCCATGAGCAACATGTCAACGCCCACGGCCCACCGCGCTGTCGAGCGTCTCCGGCAAAGTCGCGCCGTCGgtgagccctccccctcctccatctCTCTTCTCTCTCCCGCGCTTCTTTTCTCTAAGATCTCTCTCTgtcttctatttttcagcagatagAGAGGACCATGGCCGCCTGAAGCCCGAGCGCCGCCGGCGTCCAGACCCCTCCACGCCATCCCCATCTCGCCGAAAACCTGCATCAAGTCTCCCATCCAGCGCCCGCGCCACCCTTCGGCCCCCGCCCCGCAGCTCTACACCACGAGTGCTTCGGTCGCCTCGCGACCCGCCGGTGTCCAGACCCCCTCCACATCATCCCCATCTCGCGGAAGACCTGCATAAAGTCCCGTCCAGCGCCCGCGCCACCCATCGCCCTCGCCCCGCTGCTCTGCTATTCGAGCGCTTCAACCGCCTCGTGcccgaagcagaggagaggagctcCCTGCCACGAGCCTCTCCAGCGCCGGCAGCACTTCAGCCGCCTCGTGCCCGAAGCAGAGGTGAGGAGCTCCCCCTGCCATGAGCCTCTCCAGCGCCGGCAAACCAGCAGGGCGCCCCTTCCTTGGCTCCTACGGCGTGGACGCCGGCGGCAAGCTGCGGCCCCGAGAAATCCATCGACGGCGGCTCAGATCCCGGCCAACCCCAGCAAACCCTCAACAGGAATGCACCACGGGCCCCGCCGCTTGGTCCCCAGCCCTCACGGCCGCGCAGGACTCCCGCACCGGCGGCAGCCCCGAGGGGCCTCCAAGCCGATGCGCGAGCCGACACAGGGGAGGGGTTGGCCCCGAGAGCGGGAACCCGGCGACTCCGTCGGACAGGAGCTGGGCGGCGCCGTCCATCATCGCCCCCGTTTGGCGCATCGATGGGAAATGGGTGCGGGCGCGGCTGCGGTGCGCGGCgcgtcggcggcgggcggcgggcggtgcGCAGTGAGGCTGGGCGNNNNNNNNNNNNNNNNNNNNNNNNNNNNNNNNNNNNNNNNNNNNNNNNNNNNNNNNNNNNNNNNNNNNNNNNNNNNNNNNNNNNNNNNNNNNNNNNNNNNNNNNNNNNNNNNNNNNNNNNNNNNNNNNNNNNNNNNNNNNNGTGCGCAGCGAGgctgggcggggcggggcggggcaggaggtggcggcgggatgGAGGTCGAGATGGGATCGGGGAGCAAGGGTCGTGCGGGCTGGgctatttttttttctcttttctcctccatGTACCGGTTCGGGGCTGACTTATGttgaggactgcgggttgaattctccaAAACGGAGGGGCTTTTTCGCAAAAACGCCGACGACGTACGGGcagaagcactccgtgctttattagtaTAGGGAAAGATTTAGATATTTGTCCTCATATCCCTGTTCACCCAAGGGGACTCAAAACGATATTGCATCGGTTAATTTTATCAACTTAAATAATATAATACTTATTTGCCCCAAAAAACTCAAACAATAGTTACATTGTCAACTAAATTGAAAATCGAATTAGGGAGAATATC
It encodes:
- the LOC119298855 gene encoding uncharacterized protein LOC119298855; this translates as MAPHYQATTLIASPSYPDAITWSSDNLVAVASGHIVTILNPAALDGPRGLVVLRPRDPFPIGVVNREDLFEPSLVPTSLARDTEPCARSVSWSQQGFAPNSGCLLAVCTVDGHVNLYRPPVSEFCDDWVKVADISQLLFNYYQNINFGEDDGPDSFPQEKANIDHAPQEKLNNKHTLDTGYADELQEPLSRRGPGRRKRKPVRVEGYVYDDDDGDDTSKDADFSLNPCPTLTKIPMKKIDRPVHQMAVVIAQAGSQNTKEAFSCNGENKILPLITAKQYSCRNALLSSLVVAWSPVLPSHNAISHWCILAVGSKSGDVSFWKINKPEHYTIDVCTVTKDPIFVAVLQAHNSSVCAMSWEVSCSRSSKSSLLLVTGCSDGSVKIWSGDIEGLNQCTDAKEVSFSLVAEVTTNSSAPVSSISLSTPAQPRREVNLAVGRVSGSLETWILDLCSNKVENSSECHAHDRVVTGLSWGLDGHCLYSCSQDNSARCWIFGKNQLEEVPVHTNFPELKESIDLSVVSHQCFGLTLAPGEVMIAVVRSLDPNMLDQMYQARTQKAVVEFIWIGGQFLGIPLNKDIYISNKQSAKSSETNFLWWGSNILWSLKNYEKCETGLVLWDVIAALQVLMKSAPAFLETLMHKWVSDLFSDDQQRVSIDNLCQCRKDMMSNVSSRKLHLLNIICRKVMLRDPAGENGNRTSTDLWSSLLLSSERELRERLVAFTFAAVLNRKSYFLKGTCAENMWFPVGVAQMRSWVSMNSGGVHNQLRSLSSTIKRLGSRINSVCEYSAKETCAYCSAPVHFESPDIALCGSVDPAIVPTERHKLSRCAASMRLCSVLEPTWYCVCCGGMVDKLVPETYFTMKTSPLLDAADPDDESSLYSAPAVPRCPYCGILLQRLMPEFLLSVSPV